One region of Xylanimonas ulmi genomic DNA includes:
- a CDS encoding glycogen/starch/alpha-glucan phosphorylase has protein sequence MTETTPPIATPEHTVEGFVRQYLRELTYTQGTTLERASVDDKYLALARTARAYLMSRWNRTVTQQYRQPVRGVAYLSAEYLLGRQLDNALIASGLEDIAQEALASLGLSLDELRAAEVEPGLGNGGLGRLAACFIDSLATMNIPAIGYGIRYEYGIFRQTFVDGRQVEEPDSWLDHGSPWEIARPEQEVEIAFGGHTEKTTVNGVERTTWTPGWSVLAIPYNYMVPGYLNGRVNTLRLWSARATRAFDLKIFNYGDYAAAVRAQTFAENITKVLYPEDSTPQGKELRLQQQYFFVAASLHDYIERLLGEGFDLRRLPERITFQLNDTHPVIAIPELMRILVDLKGLAWDEAWEITRKCFAYTCHTLLPEALEVWPVELMSRLLPRHMEIIYRINDEFLAQVRERYGDDEMLVRRMSIIAEHPERAVRMAFLASVGTSKINGVAELHSQLLREKVLTDFADLWPEKFTNVTNGVTPRRFVRLSNPGLSALITEAIGDGWATDLERLRELEPLADDAAFRAKFREVKQANKHRLVDLLARRDGIVIDPDTMLDVMVKRLHEYKRQMLKVLHVVSTYDKLRTGELDPASAVHRTVVFGAKAAPGYKMAKEIIALINHVGARVNADPVVSQALRVAFPANYNVTVAETLIPAADLSEQISLAGKEASGTGNMKFALNGALTVGTDDGANVEIRQLVGDDHFFLFGLTEPEASAIQEAGYRPSAHYEQNPSLRHALDLIASGEFSGGDRSVFEPIVSNLLYEDRFMVLADYQSYMDAQERVDAAYRDQDAWSRSAVLNVARSGFFSSDRSMRDYLDRIWHVDPMPIEG, from the coding sequence GTGACCGAGACGACCCCCCCTATCGCCACCCCGGAACACACCGTCGAGGGCTTCGTGCGGCAGTACCTGCGCGAGCTCACCTACACGCAGGGCACGACCTTGGAGCGCGCCTCCGTCGACGACAAGTACCTCGCGCTGGCCCGGACCGCACGCGCGTACTTGATGTCGCGGTGGAACCGCACGGTGACGCAGCAGTACCGCCAGCCCGTGCGCGGCGTCGCTTACCTCTCGGCCGAGTACCTGCTCGGCCGCCAGCTCGACAACGCGCTCATCGCCTCGGGCCTGGAGGACATCGCCCAGGAGGCCCTGGCCAGCCTCGGGCTGTCCCTCGACGAGTTGCGCGCCGCCGAGGTCGAGCCGGGCCTCGGCAACGGCGGCCTCGGGCGCCTGGCCGCGTGCTTCATCGACTCCCTCGCGACCATGAACATCCCCGCCATCGGGTACGGCATCCGTTACGAGTACGGCATCTTCCGCCAGACCTTCGTCGACGGCCGCCAGGTCGAGGAGCCCGACTCGTGGCTCGACCACGGCTCGCCGTGGGAGATCGCCCGCCCCGAGCAGGAGGTCGAGATCGCCTTCGGCGGCCACACCGAGAAGACGACGGTCAACGGCGTCGAGCGCACCACCTGGACGCCCGGCTGGTCCGTCCTGGCGATCCCCTACAACTACATGGTCCCCGGCTACCTCAACGGCCGCGTCAACACGCTGCGCCTGTGGAGCGCCCGCGCCACCCGCGCGTTCGACCTCAAGATCTTCAACTACGGCGACTACGCCGCCGCGGTGCGCGCCCAGACCTTCGCCGAGAACATCACCAAGGTCCTCTACCCCGAGGACTCGACCCCGCAGGGCAAGGAGCTGCGCCTGCAGCAGCAGTACTTCTTCGTCGCGGCGTCGCTGCACGACTACATCGAGCGGCTGCTCGGCGAGGGCTTCGACCTGCGTCGCCTGCCCGAGCGCATCACCTTCCAGCTCAACGACACCCACCCGGTGATCGCGATCCCCGAGCTCATGCGCATCCTCGTCGACCTCAAGGGTCTGGCGTGGGACGAGGCGTGGGAGATCACCCGCAAGTGCTTCGCCTACACCTGTCACACGCTGCTGCCCGAGGCGCTTGAGGTGTGGCCCGTCGAGCTCATGTCCCGGCTGCTGCCGCGGCACATGGAGATCATCTACCGCATCAACGACGAGTTCCTCGCCCAGGTGCGCGAGCGCTACGGCGACGACGAGATGCTGGTGCGCCGCATGTCGATCATCGCCGAGCACCCCGAGCGCGCCGTGCGCATGGCGTTCCTGGCGAGCGTCGGCACGTCGAAGATCAACGGCGTCGCCGAGCTGCACTCCCAGTTGCTGCGCGAGAAGGTGCTGACCGACTTCGCGGACCTGTGGCCCGAGAAGTTCACGAACGTGACCAACGGCGTGACCCCGCGCCGGTTCGTGCGCCTGTCCAACCCGGGTCTGTCGGCCCTCATCACCGAGGCCATCGGCGACGGGTGGGCCACCGACCTGGAGCGGCTTCGCGAGCTGGAGCCGCTGGCCGACGACGCCGCCTTCCGCGCCAAGTTCCGCGAGGTCAAGCAGGCCAACAAGCATCGCCTGGTCGACCTGCTCGCGCGGCGTGACGGCATCGTCATCGACCCCGACACGATGCTCGACGTCATGGTCAAGCGACTGCACGAGTACAAGCGCCAGATGCTCAAGGTGCTGCACGTCGTCTCGACGTACGACAAGCTGCGCACGGGCGAGCTCGACCCGGCCTCGGCGGTGCACCGCACTGTCGTCTTCGGCGCCAAGGCCGCCCCGGGCTACAAGATGGCCAAGGAGATCATCGCGCTCATCAACCACGTCGGCGCCCGCGTCAACGCGGACCCCGTCGTGTCGCAGGCGCTGCGCGTGGCGTTCCCGGCGAACTACAACGTCACGGTCGCCGAGACGCTCATCCCCGCCGCGGACCTGTCGGAGCAGATCTCGCTCGCCGGCAAGGAGGCGTCCGGCACGGGCAACATGAAGTTCGCGCTCAACGGCGCCCTGACCGTGGGCACCGACGACGGCGCGAACGTCGAGATCCGCCAGCTCGTGGGCGACGACCACTTCTTCCTGTTCGGCCTGACCGAGCCCGAGGCGAGCGCGATCCAGGAGGCGGGCTACCGCCCGTCGGCGCACTACGAGCAGAACCCGTCGCTGCGCCACGCGCTCGACCTCATCGCCTCCGGCGAGTTCTCGGGCGGCGACCGCAGCGTGTTCGAGCCGATCGTCTCGAACCTGCTCTACGAGGACCGGTTCATGGTGCTGGCCGACTACCAGTCCTACATGGACGCACAGGAGCGCGTGGACGCGGCCTACCGCGACCAGGACGCGTGGAGCCGCTCGGCGGTGCTCAACGTGGCCCGCAGCGGGTTCTTCTCCTCCGACCGCTCGATGCGCGACTACCTGGACCGCATCTGGCACGTGGACCCGATGCCCATCGAGGGCTGA
- a CDS encoding helicase HerA-like domain-containing protein, whose protein sequence is MPEPHEDKVSTSAEIAALRAAAAQAAADAAEARAAAAQAALAAAEAAEAADAADAAEAAEATQPTAAALDGYAAQVAAAYAAPGGALPLGALLDGEPGAAPTPHPDVQVGFALSTLNRHGLVAGATGTGKTKTLQAMAEGLSLAGVPVFLADVKGDLSGLAVPGAVSDAVVDRARSVGQAWAATSFPVEFYSLGGLGSGVPIRTTVTDFGPLLLSKVLGLNDTQESSLGLVFHWADQQGLALLDLKDLRATIAYLVSDEGKAHLKGIGGLSAATAGVILREIVALEAQGGDVFFGEPAFATADLLRTAADGRGVISALELPELRDRPALFSTFLMWLLADLFQELPEIGDPDKPRLVFFFDEAHLLFTGASKDFLEQVTQTVRLIRSKGVGVFFVTQSPKDVPAQVLAQLGNRVQHALRAFTPDDATALRAAARTFPHSPYDLERLLQSLATGEAVVTVLTERGAPAPVAWTRVRAPQASMDPAPAATLDAVVAASPGQARYGSAVDNESAFELLQVRVQQEAAAREAAAAAKAAAKAAAKAEADAAAARERAARQEQADLARMRARLEREAATQRSKTSGGSRSRAASPLDSLLKTAGNTLAREITRSIFGTRRR, encoded by the coding sequence ATGCCGGAGCCACACGAGGACAAGGTCTCGACGAGCGCTGAGATCGCGGCGCTGCGCGCGGCCGCCGCGCAGGCGGCCGCTGATGCGGCGGAGGCGAGAGCGGCGGCGGCGCAGGCCGCGCTCGCCGCGGCCGAGGCCGCCGAGGCCGCCGATGCGGCCGATGCGGCCGAGGCCGCCGAAGCGACGCAACCGACCGCCGCCGCTCTCGACGGCTACGCCGCGCAGGTCGCCGCGGCCTACGCCGCCCCGGGCGGCGCGCTCCCGCTCGGCGCCCTGCTCGACGGCGAACCCGGCGCCGCGCCCACGCCGCACCCTGACGTCCAGGTGGGCTTCGCGCTGTCGACGCTCAACCGCCACGGCCTGGTCGCAGGCGCCACCGGCACGGGCAAGACCAAGACGCTTCAGGCCATGGCGGAGGGCCTCTCGCTCGCCGGCGTGCCGGTGTTCCTCGCCGATGTCAAGGGCGACCTGTCGGGGCTCGCGGTCCCGGGCGCGGTGAGCGACGCCGTCGTCGATCGCGCGCGCAGCGTCGGGCAGGCATGGGCGGCGACGTCGTTCCCGGTCGAGTTCTACTCGTTGGGCGGGCTGGGGTCTGGCGTGCCGATCCGCACTACCGTCACGGACTTCGGACCGCTCCTGCTGAGCAAGGTGCTGGGCCTCAACGACACGCAGGAGAGCTCGCTCGGCCTCGTCTTCCACTGGGCCGACCAGCAGGGCCTCGCGCTGCTCGACCTCAAGGACCTGCGCGCCACCATCGCCTACCTCGTCTCGGACGAGGGCAAGGCGCACCTCAAGGGCATCGGCGGCCTGTCCGCGGCGACGGCGGGCGTCATCCTGCGCGAGATCGTCGCGCTCGAGGCGCAGGGCGGCGACGTGTTCTTCGGCGAGCCCGCGTTCGCGACGGCGGACCTGCTGCGCACCGCAGCGGACGGGCGCGGCGTCATCTCGGCGCTCGAGCTGCCCGAACTGCGGGACCGGCCCGCGCTGTTCTCGACGTTCCTCATGTGGCTGTTGGCCGATCTCTTCCAGGAGCTGCCCGAGATCGGCGACCCGGACAAGCCACGCTTGGTGTTCTTCTTCGACGAGGCCCACCTGCTGTTCACGGGCGCGAGCAAGGACTTCCTTGAGCAGGTCACCCAGACCGTGCGCCTCATCCGCTCCAAGGGCGTGGGCGTCTTCTTCGTCACGCAATCCCCCAAGGATGTGCCTGCGCAGGTGCTGGCCCAGCTCGGCAACCGTGTCCAGCACGCACTGCGCGCCTTCACGCCTGACGACGCCACCGCGCTGCGGGCGGCCGCGCGCACCTTCCCGCACTCGCCCTATGACCTGGAGCGGCTGTTGCAGTCCCTGGCCACGGGCGAGGCGGTGGTGACCGTACTGACCGAGCGGGGCGCGCCCGCTCCCGTCGCGTGGACGCGCGTGCGCGCTCCGCAGGCGTCCATGGACCCGGCGCCCGCCGCGACGCTCGACGCCGTCGTCGCCGCCTCGCCCGGCCAGGCGCGTTACGGCAGCGCCGTCGACAACGAGTCGGCGTTCGAGCTCCTCCAGGTGCGCGTCCAGCAGGAGGCCGCGGCGCGCGAGGCGGCCGCCGCCGCGAAGGCCGCCGCGAAGGCCGCGGCCAAGGCCGAGGCGGACGCCGCGGCCGCGCGCGAGCGGGCCGCGCGCCAGGAGCAGGCCGACTTGGCGCGGATGCGCGCACGCCTGGAGCGCGAGGCCGCCACACAGCGGTCGAAGACGTCCGGCGGGTCGCGGTCCCGCGCGGCGAGCCCGCTCGACTCACTCCTCAAGACCGCGGGCAACACCCTCGCACGCGAGATCACGCGGTCGATCTTCGGCACGCGCCGCCGCTGA
- a CDS encoding DegV family protein, with amino-acid sequence MRLTQLFPHTSPRRAQAPAPVAPVAPSPAVRVVTDSTACLPPSADEPDGAAGGPVVVPLRVLTPDSELREGIDITPAQVADLIASGARLTTSQPPPADFADVYRRLAQDGARAVVSVHLSGRISGTVDAAARAGQRAMLAVRTVDTQTVAMGLGFAAQAAAECAAQGQDAEHVAARAAQVAASSRTLFLVDSLDHLRRGGRLSAGAAALGTALGVRPILTIEGGEVRLAQRVRTRAAALERMLDLAVQHAAGMDRPGVAVHHLGAAQRAGAAAASLRERLGVEPVVTPVSAVLGTHAGPGAVAVVVVELGGHTH; translated from the coding sequence ATGCGTCTCACCCAGCTCTTTCCGCACACGTCCCCGCGACGCGCCCAGGCGCCCGCGCCGGTCGCGCCGGTCGCGCCGTCGCCTGCCGTCCGCGTCGTCACCGACTCCACCGCCTGCCTGCCGCCGTCGGCCGACGAGCCCGACGGCGCGGCGGGCGGCCCCGTCGTCGTGCCGCTGCGCGTGCTGACGCCCGACAGCGAACTGCGCGAGGGGATCGACATCACGCCGGCGCAGGTCGCGGACCTCATCGCGTCAGGCGCCCGCCTGACGACGTCGCAGCCGCCCCCCGCGGACTTCGCCGACGTCTACCGCCGCCTGGCACAGGACGGCGCGCGGGCGGTCGTCTCGGTGCACCTGTCCGGCAGGATCTCGGGAACGGTCGACGCCGCCGCGCGCGCCGGTCAGCGGGCCATGCTCGCCGTGCGCACCGTCGACACCCAGACGGTGGCGATGGGCCTCGGGTTCGCGGCGCAGGCCGCCGCCGAGTGCGCCGCGCAGGGGCAGGACGCCGAGCACGTGGCCGCGCGGGCGGCGCAGGTCGCCGCGTCGAGCCGGACCCTCTTCCTCGTCGACTCACTCGACCACCTGCGGCGCGGGGGGCGCCTGTCGGCGGGCGCTGCCGCGCTCGGCACGGCGCTCGGGGTCCGGCCGATTCTCACGATCGAGGGCGGTGAGGTGCGCCTTGCGCAACGCGTGCGCACCCGCGCCGCGGCGCTCGAACGCATGCTGGACCTCGCCGTCCAGCACGCCGCCGGGATGGACCGCCCTGGCGTGGCCGTGCACCACCTCGGCGCGGCGCAGCGCGCTGGCGCGGCCGCGGCGAGCCTGCGCGAACGGCTCGGCGTGGAGCCCGTCGTGACGCCCGTGAGCGCGGTGCTCGGCACGCACGCAGGCCCGGGAGCCGTCGCCGTCGTCGTGGTGGAGCTCGGCGGCCACACGCACTGA
- a CDS encoding ComEA family DNA-binding protein, with amino-acid sequence MSEWDEGPYGAALGRLRAARQTGQDTDISRRDAPEPDPGGAAPDLADVRADLAEAPRADLADDLRARLADRRAVTASARQAAAAYAALQGHVPGGAESELEHAGARRWALRPRTAIVAVCAVLLLGVGAAVVSWPRSGVETLGTAGGQTTAEPDAPGDAAYPAPSTAFPSPDAASPGDAPAASVVVDVVGQVREPCVVTLPAGSRVADAVAAAGGASDNADLAAVNLARPLVDGEQVRVPAPGEMLAPPTSGPPSDGGGLAPSDGGLVNLNTADEATLDTLPGIGPALAARIIAWREQNGAFASVDELDEVSGIGPALLAGLRDQVTV; translated from the coding sequence GTGAGCGAGTGGGACGAGGGACCGTACGGGGCGGCGCTCGGGCGGCTGCGGGCCGCGCGGCAGACCGGCCAGGACACCGACATCAGCCGCCGGGACGCGCCGGAGCCCGACCCCGGCGGCGCTGCGCCCGATCTCGCCGATGTCCGCGCCGATCTCGCCGAGGCCCCGCGCGCCGATCTGGCCGACGACCTGCGTGCCCGCCTCGCCGACCGCCGCGCGGTCACGGCCTCGGCGCGCCAGGCGGCGGCCGCGTATGCGGCGCTTCAGGGTCACGTGCCTGGAGGGGCCGAGTCCGAGTTGGAGCACGCCGGCGCGAGGCGATGGGCGCTGCGTCCACGGACGGCGATTGTCGCGGTCTGCGCGGTTCTCCTCCTGGGCGTCGGCGCCGCCGTCGTCTCGTGGCCGCGATCCGGCGTCGAGACACTGGGGACGGCAGGAGGCCAGACCACCGCGGAGCCCGATGCGCCAGGGGACGCCGCGTACCCGGCCCCGTCCACCGCGTTCCCCTCGCCGGACGCCGCATCTCCCGGCGACGCGCCCGCGGCGAGCGTCGTCGTCGACGTCGTCGGGCAAGTGCGCGAGCCGTGCGTCGTGACCCTGCCCGCAGGGTCGCGCGTCGCCGACGCCGTCGCGGCCGCGGGAGGGGCCAGCGACAACGCCGACCTCGCCGCCGTCAACCTCGCCCGGCCCCTCGTCGACGGCGAGCAGGTGCGGGTGCCCGCGCCGGGCGAGATGCTCGCGCCGCCCACGTCGGGACCTCCGTCCGACGGGGGCGGCCTCGCGCCATCAGACGGGGGACTCGTCAACCTCAACACGGCCGATGAGGCGACGCTCGACACGCTGCCCGGCATCGGCCCCGCGCTCGCGGCCCGGATCATCGCGTGGCGCGAGCAGAACGGAGCGTTCGCCTCGGTGGACGAGCTCGACGAGGTCTCCGGCATCGGACCCGCCCTGCTGGCTGGGCTCCGCGACCAGGTGACCGTGTGA